A region from the Alnus glutinosa chromosome 5, dhAlnGlut1.1, whole genome shotgun sequence genome encodes:
- the LOC133867857 gene encoding uncharacterized protein At4g22160 codes for MEDQTGRKGANWGAGNTESHLKYAVDAGFLSGAHPNTPDLDDEESNQLASSDSESCDLVGESEPPHGLANLVASFRVFSESLLRMERAQLEMAKAREASRLEAEKRRVELEAELTRMLLQTQLQIASFTSRQSPSRKRKRVEENESPPISEREGALLFGLIQCNLLF; via the exons ATGGAAGACCAGACTGGTCGAAAAGGAGCCAATTGGGGTGCAGGAAATACTGAGAGCCATTTAAAATATGCCGTTGATGCAGGATTCTTATCGGGCGCACACCCAAACACTCCTGACCTTGATGACGAAGAATCCAACCAACTTGCGAGCTCTGACTCAGAGAGCTGTGACTTGGTTGGTGAGTCCGAGCCGCCACACGGGTTGGCCAATTTGGTGGCGAGCTTCCGAGTCTTCTCTGAGTCGCTGTTGAGGATGGAGCGAGCCCAGCTGGAGATGGCCAAGGCGAGGGAGGCTTCGCGATTGGAAGCAGAGAAGCGGCGGGTTGAGTTGGAGGCCGAGTTGACTCGGATGCTATTGCAGACTCAGCTGCAGATAGCCTCATTTACCTCGCGCCAGAGCCCAAGTCGAAAGCGAAAGCGCGTCGAAGAAAACGAGTCACCACCTATTTCTGAAAG GGAAGGAGCTTTGCTGTTTGGTTTAATCCAGTGCAATTTGCTGTTTTGA